Genomic DNA from Telopea speciosissima isolate NSW1024214 ecotype Mountain lineage chromosome 2, Tspe_v1, whole genome shotgun sequence:
CCGTTCTTTGAACCCCTGGTTGTCACTGGTCACTAGGCAATTGAAAATCAGTGTGGATATCCATGGGATATAGTGAATACATGTTGAGTGAAATGTGCCTTAAATATGCTAATCAAGCCATCTGAAACCATATCTACCATTTAGGAAGCATGCTTTATGGACAGGCCTGCCCAAAGGGAATCTGTGGACAGCCAACCAATTTGTACCACATGGAGTCTGAAATTTGTAGAAAGGTAGACCCAAAGGTCCCCTCTTCACACGTCAAGTTTCAGCGCAACTTGttaagtggcaaaataaagcacTATTAAAAATCTAGGACTACCAAGAAGATGCTTGACAATACTTAGACTATCAAGAAGGTGCATGACAATAAATGAGAGGATATATAATTTGACTTCTATGGAATTGGGCAAGTGGTCAATCTAGACCCTTCTCTTaatatccaatggtcaaaattaCCACATCATCAATCCACATGACACAACTAGGTGGCTCACCAATAGATAAAACCTGTTGCCTACCATTTATACCGTAGGCATGAAATTAAACTTAACTGTCTTGATCATGTAGTTAAGCCATGGCACAAGTGTACTCACTGTgatcaaataaaacaaatatgCTACTGCCACCAAGTCGTCGaatttcagcatatattcatCGATAGAAAGATGAGCACTAGCCTCTATGGTAAATCCCATGCTTCAGTAGTTTTGGAGGATTGGAGTAACAACGGTTAGTTCAATGCTACTCCAAAGATAGCATTAATGATTTCTTGATATACATAGTTCAATTCGAAATTCTGTTTGATGTGAGAGTTAATGTCTAACAACAAATTATAACACAGGGAggcaaggaaagaagaaatgtcTAGAAGCACAAAAGTATCCTTAATCCTAATAACTACTGACATGGAAAGATAGACCCAGTTTTTTTTACCTAATAAATGCTGCCATCTGAAAATTACATCTACAAATATAAGGAGAGAACATTTCTGCTTTTTTGGCGGAGGTAGGCGAAGATGAGCCCTGCAGTATAGACAACAGCAGAATACTGGAATATTGGATCATACATCATTTTTCCATGAACATTTCAAGTCTGATCTGCATCATCAAAGGGTGTCCCAGATGAGGGATCCAAATGATCTCCAATTGACGAAACTGAGCATGGCTGCTGGAAACCAGAACTCAAACTTGATTCTAGTATCTGGTGTGTGAGGATAATCTCTTGTTTTGCACATGCTGAACCAATGCTTAGTTGCTGTTGTTTGGCTGACTTCTTGCCTTTTGGGCTTATGGCTGGTGAACTAACATGGCAGCCAGAATCTGGTGTCAATGGTTCATGATGGGATGAGAAAGACTCATCATGGGAGAGACTCTTTGCTGCAGCACGTTCCTTTGAAGCTTTGTCTTGGTGGGGAGACTCAAATGTTGGAGCAGGGGTTGATGGATCAGTCTTGTCAGATTTTGGACAGCTGTCGCCAGGGAGTAGGGCAGGAAGCACCGAACCAGGCGTTTCCCCAAGAAAACCACTGAGCCGTTGTTGCTCTTCAATTATCTTCTTCAGGTACTTGCCTTGAGCTTCTATTCGTAACTGCAGCTCCCTCTGAACCTGTTGTGCATTGATAAGTCCTAAATTAGACATCTACATGCTGTAAGGCATTTGAATCCACCTAACCATAAAGAAATATATAACCATAACACCATCTATCTTTGAGACAACATACCATACACTACCCAGGCATGAATGTCACAGATTAGCCATGGCtttgtattctttttctctttcatacaCGTCCCTCTTGTTCAAGGaattttatctcttttattGATCTGATCTAAATAACACAGTAGTTTATATACACAAAAAAAGTGACGATCTATCTAACAAACATTCTCCTTACTCATCAATGACCACAATGTCCACAAAAACCAACTCCAGCCAGCAATACCCATAAAAGTCACCATATTTTCTTTATTACCATCCAAAACAGTTAGTGGCTCAGATGACAATGGCAATGCAGTTAACGTTAgggaataatcccacatcaaCTAAGTATGGGACCTTGGATTACTTCATACAACAGCTGGCTTCTCCAACTAATCATGTAAGCTTTTGAATTGGGTAAATCAACAGATCAACAGGTTTTCAACATAAGAGATACTGAAGGAGGAGGTCATCGAATGGTCAACCCACCTTCCATACAAGCACTCGTGCATTTATGAGGACTGTAGATGGTCCTTGGGATCCAGAAAGCACAAACCTTTTAGATTCATGTTGTAAATAATatagggtttgtttggttgcaaggggaatgtaaattttttatgtaaagagaat
This window encodes:
- the LOC122652280 gene encoding myb family transcription factor PHL7-like; the protein is MYQTKTVPSSSLVCSNSLVQSQHIDNSATAMAPSSGGNNLGSNNSNLASRQRLRWTRELHERFVDAVAQLGGPDRATPKGVLRVMGVQGLTIYHVKSHLQKYRLAKYVPESSSDGMKADKKDSGDLFSGLDGSSGMQITEALKLQMEVQKRLHEQLEVQRELQLRIEAQGKYLKKIIEEQQRLSGFLGETPGSVLPALLPGDSCPKSDKTDPSTPAPTFESPHQDKASKERAAAKSLSHDESFSSHHEPLTPDSGCHVSSPAISPKGKKSAKQQQLSIGSACAKQEIILTHQILESSLSSGFQQPCSVSSIGDHLDPSSGTPFDDADQT